One window from the genome of Grus americana isolate bGruAme1 chromosome 2, bGruAme1.mat, whole genome shotgun sequence encodes:
- the LOC129202699 gene encoding late histone H2B.L4, with product MSMEAGKKHGHAPTSGDKKSKRKPKRKETYSVYIYKVLKQVHPDTGISSKAMSIMNSFVNDIFERLASEASRLAQYNHRSTITSREVQTAARLLLPGELAKHAVSEGTKAVTKYTSSK from the exons ATGAGTATGGAAGCTGGGAAAAAGCATGGTCATGCTCCCACCTCTGGGGACAAGAAATCTAAGAGGAAGCCTAAGAGAAAGGAAACCTATTCAGTCTATATCTACAAAGTACTGAAGCAG GTGCACCCAGACACCGGCATCTCCTCTAAGGCCATGAGCATCATGAACTCCTTCGTCAACGACATCTTCGAGCGGCTGGCCTCGGAGGCCTCGCGCCTGGCCCAGTACAACCACCGCTCCACCATCACTAGCCGCGAGGTGCAGACGGCCGCGAGGCTCCTGCTGCCCGGCGAGCTGGCCAAGCACGCCGTGTCCGAGGGCACCAAGGCCGTCACCAAGTACACCAGCAGCAAGTGA